One Candidatus Zixiibacteriota bacterium genomic window carries:
- a CDS encoding DinB family protein, producing the protein MTNSENLLYMMRINQRALKALLDDITEEESMVRGRDSLLHIRWLTGHLVYNVNHVLAMIGSLPVMLPSSYKQLFDRGSAITNDPKAYPSLAALRSELLDLHDRLIDVLPGVSDDDLDEPLPKDAGFNAVRLNAASFMCMHTFYHCGQIAMIRRVLGRERSFG; encoded by the coding sequence ATGACCAACAGCGAGAATCTGCTCTACATGATGCGCATAAACCAGCGCGCTCTCAAAGCTCTGCTCGACGATATCACCGAGGAGGAATCCATGGTCCGCGGACGCGACAGCCTCCTGCACATCCGCTGGCTCACCGGCCACCTCGTCTACAACGTCAACCACGTCCTGGCCATGATCGGCTCGCTGCCGGTGATGCTCCCGTCCTCCTACAAGCAGCTCTTTGACCGGGGCAGCGCCATCACCAATGATCCCAAAGCCTATCCGTCGCTGGCCGCCTTGCGCAGCGAACTGCTCGATCTGCACGACCGCCTGATCGACGTTCTCCCCGGCGTGTCCGATGACGACCTCGACGAGCCGCTGCCGAAAGACGCCGGTTTCAACGCTGTTCGCCTGAACGCCGCCTCCTTCATGTGCATGCACACGTTCTACCACTGCGGCCAGATCGCCATGATCCGCCGCGTCCTCGGGCGCGAGCGGTCTTTCGGATGA
- the msrB gene encoding peptide-methionine (R)-S-oxide reductase MsrB, producing the protein MGEKIQKTDEEWRAQLTPEQYRITRECGTEPPFSGKYYYHREDGTYRCIGCGNALFTSGTKYESGSGWPSFWQPASPQAIEQKTDRSHGMARTEVVCGKCGAHLGHVFPDGPRPTGLRYCINSVALDFTKDTAAADSADAAADSSKGD; encoded by the coding sequence ATGGGCGAGAAGATACAGAAGACCGACGAAGAGTGGCGGGCACAATTGACGCCTGAGCAGTACCGGATCACCCGGGAGTGCGGCACGGAACCGCCCTTCAGCGGCAAGTACTACTACCACCGCGAGGACGGCACCTACCGCTGCATCGGCTGCGGCAATGCGCTGTTCACCTCGGGGACCAAGTACGAATCCGGGTCGGGCTGGCCGAGTTTCTGGCAGCCGGCGTCGCCGCAAGCGATTGAGCAGAAGACCGACCGGAGCCACGGCATGGCGCGGACAGAGGTTGTGTGCGGAAAGTGCGGGGCCCACCTCGGGCATGTTTTCCCCGACGGGCCGCGGCCGACCGGGCTGCGCTACTGCATCAACTCGGTGGCGCTCGATTTCACGAAAGACACGGCCGCTGCGGACAGCGCCGACGCCGCAGCGGACTCCTCGAAAGGGGACTGA
- a CDS encoding S9 family peptidase: MLRLAVLIAAALAIAAAPSVPAAPPPTPVHTVIDTLHGVALADPYRWLEGGDSAAIAGWTEAQWTYLREYVDTYPDRAKLHDRIAALMSMGSISTPEVRDSLYFFKRRDGSQNQPVLYVQRGLAGQPAVLLDPNTLSADGTAALDWSHLTDDGSLLAYGVSASGSEQSVLYIMRTADRTRLPDTIPYTTSVSLAWLPDNSGFYYTRFPEPGTVPPGDERYHRWVYLHRLGDDWRADSLIFGSELDKAAWPGVGLSPDGRRLLVAVYRGWSDIDTYVRDRTDPASSFTRLYDDVEATVNVTPLDDCFLAFTNLNAPRFRLMRGQYEKPGIENWVEIIPEREAILESAAPVGGRLVTRSLQNAYSVVEVFTMEGRLLRTLPTPSPGTVYSVSGELDGRELFYYFSSFDTPSAIYRYDFAADTVALWAQLDAGVDLSNLVVKQVWYKSHDGTPVSMFLVHREGIPLDGSNPAFLYGYGGFNVTMTPYFSRTLAVWYDQGGIYALPNIRGGGEYGEAWHDAGKLGNKQNSFDDFIAAAEYLIAEGYTSPARLCISGGSNGGLLTGAVLVQRPDLFRAAIVAVPLLDMIRYHRFLAARIWVPEYGSSEDPEQFAYLLAYSPYHHVTESADYPAVLLTAGLSDSRVDPMHARKMTARLQAADATPETPVLLRIEPKAGHGQGKPISKQIEEQTDQWSFVFRALNVRMK, translated from the coding sequence ATGCTGCGCCTCGCCGTTCTGATCGCCGCCGCCCTGGCGATCGCCGCCGCCCCGTCCGTTCCCGCCGCGCCCCCGCCCACCCCGGTGCACACCGTCATCGACACCCTCCACGGCGTCGCGCTGGCGGATCCGTACCGCTGGCTCGAAGGCGGCGACTCGGCCGCCATCGCCGGCTGGACCGAGGCCCAGTGGACCTACCTGCGCGAGTACGTGGACACCTACCCGGACCGCGCCAAACTCCACGACCGCATCGCCGCACTCATGTCGATGGGCAGTATCTCGACTCCCGAAGTGCGCGACAGCCTGTACTTCTTCAAACGGCGCGACGGCAGCCAGAACCAGCCCGTGCTCTACGTCCAGCGCGGCCTCGCCGGTCAGCCCGCGGTTCTGCTCGACCCCAACACCCTGTCGGCCGACGGCACCGCCGCCCTGGACTGGTCGCACCTGACCGATGACGGTTCGCTTCTGGCCTACGGCGTCTCCGCCTCCGGCTCCGAGCAATCCGTCCTCTACATCATGCGCACCGCCGACCGCACCCGCCTCCCCGACACGATTCCCTATACCACCTCGGTGAGCCTCGCCTGGTTGCCCGACAATAGTGGCTTCTACTACACCCGCTTCCCCGAGCCGGGGACGGTGCCGCCGGGGGACGAACGCTACCACCGCTGGGTCTACCTGCACCGCCTCGGCGACGACTGGCGTGCGGACTCCCTCATCTTCGGCTCCGAACTCGACAAGGCGGCCTGGCCGGGCGTGGGGCTGTCGCCGGACGGCCGCCGGCTCCTCGTCGCCGTCTACCGGGGATGGTCCGACATCGACACCTACGTCCGCGACCGCACCGATCCCGCCTCCTCCTTCACCCGGCTCTATGACGATGTGGAGGCGACCGTGAACGTCACGCCCCTCGACGACTGCTTCCTCGCCTTCACCAATCTCAACGCCCCGCGGTTTCGCCTGATGCGGGGGCAGTATGAGAAGCCCGGCATCGAGAACTGGGTGGAGATCATCCCCGAGCGCGAGGCCATCCTCGAGAGCGCGGCCCCGGTCGGCGGCCGCCTGGTCACCCGCTCGCTCCAGAACGCCTACTCGGTGGTGGAAGTGTTCACGATGGAGGGCCGCCTCTTGCGCACTCTGCCCACCCCGTCGCCGGGAACCGTCTACAGCGTCTCCGGCGAACTGGACGGCCGCGAGCTGTTCTACTACTTCAGCTCGTTTGACACGCCCTCGGCCATCTACCGCTACGACTTTGCCGCCGACACCGTCGCCCTGTGGGCGCAGCTCGACGCCGGGGTCGACCTCTCCAACCTGGTCGTCAAGCAGGTCTGGTACAAGTCGCACGACGGCACTCCGGTCTCTATGTTCCTCGTGCACCGCGAGGGGATCCCTCTCGACGGCTCCAACCCGGCTTTCCTCTATGGCTACGGCGGCTTCAACGTCACCATGACCCCGTATTTCTCGCGCACCCTGGCGGTCTGGTACGACCAGGGAGGCATCTACGCCCTTCCCAACATCCGGGGAGGCGGCGAATACGGGGAAGCGTGGCACGACGCCGGCAAGCTCGGGAACAAGCAGAACAGCTTCGACGACTTCATTGCCGCCGCCGAGTACCTCATCGCCGAGGGCTACACGAGTCCCGCCCGGCTGTGCATCTCCGGCGGCTCCAACGGCGGCCTGTTGACCGGCGCCGTGCTGGTCCAGCGGCCCGACCTCTTCCGCGCCGCCATCGTCGCCGTACCGCTCCTCGACATGATCCGCTACCACCGGTTCCTCGCCGCCCGCATCTGGGTGCCCGAGTACGGCTCGAGCGAGGATCCCGAGCAGTTCGCCTACCTGCTTGCCTACTCCCCTTACCACCATGTGACAGAGAGCGCGGACTACCCCGCCGTGCTGTTGACCGCCGGGCTGTCCGACAGCCGGGTCGATCCGATGCACGCCCGCAAAATGACGGCCCGGCTCCAGGCCGCCGACGCCACCCCCGAAACCCCCGTTCTCCTGCGCATCGAGCCGAAGGCGGGCCACGGCCAGGGCAAACCGATCAGCAAGCAGATTGAAGAACAGACCGACCAGTGGTCGTTCGTCTTCAGAGCCCTCAACGTGCGCATGAAATAG
- a CDS encoding metallophosphoesterase, protein MRSFFPLIFATAVILVFGSVEILLLRLFNPSWWRVRWIRRTGLLLPLVGTLCAGLWGLGEYYAASWLAAPGAAATALAFVLLVALMLSLPVSGIVHFLRWTFDKLRSRRATAPDLPDHNRRLVFKAVAAAIPAATLGAGLGGVARAFTGVAVAPREFPLPGLPAPLDGLRIFHLSDLHLRHYVTLDDLEEVLRKAEPLRPDLVLVTGDVADDLALLFDALRMIDGFRAPLGAFASLGNHEYFRGIEEVRAIFDRSPVPLLVDRGVPLAVGGRRLYVAGIDDPRRMGAKEHEFYRRTIDAALQDAASDDTVVLMSHRPDAFDYAAQTGVSLTLAGHTHGGQIGLMGRSAFEPLWPDRYLWGEYALSESRLYTTAGVGHWFPFRLGCPQEAPVLVLRRG, encoded by the coding sequence ATGCGTTCGTTCTTTCCGCTCATCTTCGCCACCGCCGTGATCCTCGTCTTCGGCTCCGTCGAGATCCTCCTCCTGCGCCTCTTCAACCCTTCCTGGTGGCGCGTGCGGTGGATCCGGCGGACCGGGCTTCTGCTGCCGCTTGTCGGCACACTCTGCGCCGGGCTGTGGGGGCTGGGCGAGTACTACGCCGCCTCCTGGCTGGCCGCGCCGGGCGCCGCCGCCACCGCCCTCGCTTTCGTCCTGCTGGTCGCCCTCATGCTCTCGCTCCCCGTCTCCGGGATCGTCCACTTCCTCCGCTGGACGTTCGACAAGCTGCGCTCGCGCCGGGCAACCGCCCCCGACCTCCCCGATCACAACCGCCGCCTGGTTTTCAAAGCGGTCGCCGCCGCCATCCCCGCGGCGACCCTGGGGGCCGGCCTCGGCGGCGTGGCCCGCGCCTTCACCGGCGTCGCCGTGGCGCCCCGCGAATTCCCCCTCCCCGGCCTTCCCGCGCCGCTCGACGGCCTGCGCATCTTCCACCTCTCCGACCTGCATCTCCGCCACTATGTCACGCTCGACGATCTCGAGGAGGTGCTGCGGAAAGCGGAACCGCTCCGTCCCGACCTGGTCCTCGTGACCGGCGATGTGGCCGACGATCTCGCGCTGCTGTTCGATGCCCTGCGGATGATCGACGGCTTCCGGGCCCCGCTCGGCGCCTTCGCCTCCCTCGGCAACCACGAGTATTTCCGGGGCATCGAGGAGGTCCGCGCGATCTTCGACCGCTCGCCGGTCCCCCTGCTGGTCGACCGGGGCGTACCGCTCGCGGTCGGCGGCCGCCGCCTGTACGTCGCCGGCATCGACGATCCGCGCCGCATGGGCGCCAAGGAGCATGAGTTCTACCGGCGCACGATCGACGCCGCGCTCCAGGACGCCGCTTCCGACGATACCGTCGTCCTCATGAGCCATCGCCCCGATGCCTTCGACTACGCGGCGCAGACGGGAGTCTCGCTCACGCTCGCCGGCCACACGCACGGCGGGCAGATCGGACTCATGGGCCGCTCCGCCTTCGAACCCCTCTGGCCCGATCGCTACCTCTGGGGCGAATACGCTCTCAGTGAGAGTCGTCTCTACACCACCGCGGGCGTCGGACACTGGTTCCCATTCCGCCTCGGCTGTCCGCAGGAAGCTCCCGTGCTCGTGCTGCGGCGGGGATGA
- a CDS encoding TrkH family potassium uptake protein: MNVAAVLYALGKLMQVMGGFLLAPLAIALWDGRVQGLPRLFAAADASGLLVAAVFGLAVGTLLAALFRRGRGRQGLREGYAIVTIGWLTLTFVAALPLFLYFWRVGMPDGSVSGLRAFTDAYFEIMSGFSTTGATILSNIEAVPRSLLFLRSLTHWLGGMGIITLAIVIFPAMGVSAYSMYRGEVPGPSHDKLRPRLAQTAQVLWGVYVLLTALQTVLLIFGGMTWFDAVNHSFATMATGGFSTRNASVAAYNSPYIEWVIIVFMYLAGVNFLLHFKALRGDLRSLTHNSEFIFYSAVIALAALAATIVLYLQGLEPMAEAARSFRAHPPTETAFLERYLTEQSRLEGLADCFRAALFQVVSVTTTTGFSTADFDMWPDFVRFLLMVLMFFGSMAGSTGGGIKMIRVMVVAKAAANVVRKLTQPRLVAPVKVGGQPLDNDKIISIAALFVFFTGLFVLTSMLLMLFIPDMITAASASIATLGNVGPGLAGVGAVENYGWIPAPAKWLLVLSMLLGRLEIFTVLIVLRPAIWRK; this comes from the coding sequence ATGAATGTCGCCGCCGTCCTCTACGCACTGGGCAAGCTGATGCAGGTGATGGGCGGCTTCCTGCTGGCCCCTCTGGCCATCGCGCTGTGGGACGGCCGCGTACAGGGGCTGCCCCGGCTGTTCGCGGCCGCCGATGCCTCCGGCCTCCTGGTCGCGGCCGTCTTCGGCCTCGCCGTCGGCACCCTCCTGGCCGCGCTCTTCCGGAGGGGCCGCGGGCGCCAGGGCCTCCGCGAGGGATACGCCATCGTCACCATCGGCTGGCTCACCCTCACCTTTGTCGCCGCCCTCCCCCTCTTCCTCTATTTCTGGCGCGTGGGCATGCCCGACGGCTCGGTGAGCGGGCTGCGGGCGTTCACCGACGCCTATTTCGAGATCATGTCCGGCTTCTCCACCACCGGCGCCACCATCCTCAGCAACATCGAGGCCGTCCCCCGCTCCCTCCTCTTCCTCCGCTCGCTCACGCACTGGCTGGGCGGCATGGGGATCATCACCCTGGCGATCGTCATCTTCCCCGCCATGGGGGTCAGCGCGTACAGCATGTACCGCGGGGAGGTCCCCGGCCCCTCGCACGACAAGCTCCGCCCCCGTCTCGCCCAGACCGCCCAGGTGCTCTGGGGAGTCTACGTGCTGCTCACCGCCCTGCAGACGGTGCTGCTGATCTTCGGGGGGATGACCTGGTTCGACGCCGTCAACCACTCCTTCGCCACCATGGCCACGGGCGGCTTCTCCACCCGCAACGCCTCGGTCGCCGCCTACAATTCCCCATACATCGAATGGGTCATCATCGTGTTCATGTACCTCGCCGGCGTCAACTTTCTCCTGCACTTCAAGGCCCTCCGGGGCGACCTCCGGTCGCTGACGCACAACAGCGAGTTCATCTTCTATTCCGCCGTCATCGCCCTCGCAGCCCTGGCGGCCACCATTGTGCTCTACCTTCAGGGACTGGAGCCGATGGCGGAGGCGGCGCGCAGCTTCCGCGCCCATCCGCCGACCGAGACCGCTTTCCTCGAGCGCTATCTCACGGAGCAGTCCAGACTCGAGGGCCTCGCCGACTGCTTCCGCGCCGCCCTGTTCCAGGTCGTCTCGGTCACCACCACCACCGGGTTCTCGACCGCCGATTTCGACATGTGGCCGGATTTCGTGCGCTTCCTCCTCATGGTGCTCATGTTTTTCGGGAGCATGGCCGGTTCCACCGGCGGCGGCATCAAGATGATCCGCGTCATGGTCGTCGCCAAGGCGGCCGCCAACGTCGTGCGCAAACTCACCCAGCCGCGCCTGGTCGCCCCCGTCAAAGTGGGCGGCCAGCCGCTGGACAACGACAAGATCATCAGCATCGCCGCCCTGTTCGTCTTCTTCACCGGGCTCTTCGTCCTGACCAGCATGCTCCTGATGCTCTTCATCCCCGACATGATCACCGCGGCCTCCGCCTCGATCGCCACCCTCGGCAACGTCGGCCCCGGCCTGGCCGGCGTCGGCGCGGTCGAAAACTACGGCTGGATTCCCGCCCCGGCCAAGTGGCTCCTGGTGCTCTCGATGCTGCTGGGACGGCTCGAAATCTTCACCGTCCTCATCGTCCTGCGCCCGGCTATCTGGCGCAAATGA
- the trkA gene encoding Trk system potassium transporter TrkA, whose amino-acid sequence MRIVIIGGGVVGFSLAEHLLRDGHTLSLVELDPHLCRMIEEKLDLQVVSGSGASPVTLREAGIEGADMMLAVTPSNEVNIVACSIAALHEVPSRIARLRGQEFSARGGLVDLTRMGITALIQPEQAVADHILQFMETPHAVESANFEGGRILLRGYAVKDTMPLAGKTLREIRAHIDPAVVLFAAIVRAGKGMIPDGNTRIEPGDIVYALFPRESLGVFLDLVAIERKESRKVIVTGDAFFTLELAEALERTPHKVTLVDPSREHAEKAAAMFNRTEVIHGDCTETDLLRELNVAAASFFIAASDEADYNVFSSLLAKAEGAREVIAVSTESRHDRLFNSIGIDHVVNPRLITAREILEIISRGHIGAVVKLSDVDIEAVRFTVEEPSEIAGQQVKRIARRLKKGSIIGVIIRGSSMILPGGDTVIEAGDHVIMISSHKNLKMLDRLFSGR is encoded by the coding sequence ATGCGAATTGTAATCATCGGCGGCGGGGTCGTCGGATTCAGCCTGGCCGAACACCTGCTCCGCGACGGCCACACTCTGTCGTTGGTCGAACTCGACCCGCACCTGTGCCGGATGATCGAGGAGAAACTCGACCTCCAGGTGGTCAGCGGATCGGGCGCCTCCCCCGTGACGCTCCGGGAGGCGGGGATTGAGGGTGCCGACATGATGCTCGCCGTGACCCCGAGCAACGAGGTCAACATCGTCGCCTGCTCCATCGCCGCTCTGCACGAGGTTCCCAGCCGGATCGCCCGCCTCCGCGGCCAGGAATTCTCGGCCCGCGGCGGCCTGGTCGATCTCACACGGATGGGGATCACCGCCCTCATCCAGCCCGAGCAGGCGGTGGCCGACCATATCCTGCAGTTCATGGAGACCCCCCACGCCGTCGAATCGGCCAATTTCGAGGGCGGCCGGATCCTCCTCCGCGGCTACGCCGTTAAAGACACCATGCCCCTGGCCGGAAAAACCCTCCGCGAAATCCGCGCCCACATCGACCCCGCGGTCGTCCTCTTCGCCGCTATCGTCCGGGCCGGGAAGGGGATGATCCCCGATGGCAACACCCGCATCGAACCCGGGGACATCGTCTACGCTCTCTTCCCCCGCGAATCGCTCGGCGTCTTCCTCGACCTCGTGGCGATCGAGCGCAAGGAGAGCCGCAAAGTGATCGTCACCGGCGACGCTTTCTTCACCCTCGAGCTGGCCGAGGCGCTCGAGCGGACACCGCACAAGGTGACCCTCGTCGACCCGTCGCGCGAGCATGCTGAGAAGGCCGCCGCGATGTTCAACCGCACCGAGGTGATCCATGGCGACTGCACCGAAACCGACCTCCTGCGCGAACTGAACGTCGCCGCCGCCTCCTTCTTCATCGCCGCATCCGACGAAGCCGACTATAACGTCTTCTCGTCGCTGCTGGCCAAGGCCGAGGGGGCCCGCGAGGTCATCGCCGTGTCCACCGAGTCGCGCCACGACCGGCTCTTCAATTCCATCGGGATCGACCACGTGGTCAACCCCCGCCTCATCACCGCCCGCGAGATCCTCGAGATCATATCCCGCGGCCACATCGGCGCCGTCGTGAAACTCTCCGACGTCGACATCGAGGCCGTCCGCTTTACCGTTGAAGAGCCCAGCGAAATTGCCGGCCAGCAGGTCAAGCGTATCGCCCGCCGCCTCAAGAAAGGCTCCATCATCGGCGTCATCATCCGGGGCAGTTCCATGATCCTTCCCGGCGGCGACACCGTCATCGAGGCGGGCGACCATGTCATCATGATCTCCAGCCACAAAAACCTGAAAATGCTCGACCGGCTCTTCTCGGGCCGGTGA
- a CDS encoding carboxypeptidase M32 — MSAQAVYDELTRKLREMALLSSAGSVLHWDQQTYMPPEAAQFRADQLGTISGLVHRMFTDPKIGDMIGTVENSDLAKGDTPEAANIRELRHDYDKMTKLPNSLVEELTRTTAMAQQVWAEARRKSDFAMFLPHLEKVLALTRRKADAYGWKDEPYNALIDDYEPGANVREVGEVFESLRKELVVLNEKIRNAPRKPDHTIVEREYEVERQKVFGESVATAMGFNFRAGRLDITTHPFCTGIGYGDTRILTRYNPNRLNDALFGIMHEAGHGLYEAGLLKSEYYGTPMAESVSLGIHESQSRMWENQVGRSKSFWKYFFPQAQRLFRKSLGDVTLDRFYGAINYVTPSYIRVEADEATYNLHILLRFEIERALLTGDMKPADAASEWNARFEKYFGLKVDKDAHGVLQDVHWSAGLVGYFPTYTLGNLYSAMFFAQARKEMPDLDLQFERGELLPLREWLREKIHRHGRRYRANELCRKITGKSLDYKPLVVYMTEKYSEIYGF; from the coding sequence ATGTCCGCCCAGGCCGTTTACGACGAACTCACCAGAAAACTCAGGGAAATGGCGCTCTTGAGTTCTGCCGGAAGTGTCCTGCACTGGGACCAGCAGACCTACATGCCGCCCGAGGCCGCGCAGTTCCGCGCCGACCAGCTCGGTACGATCTCCGGGCTCGTCCACCGCATGTTCACCGACCCGAAAATCGGCGACATGATCGGGACGGTCGAGAACTCCGATCTCGCCAAGGGGGATACGCCCGAAGCCGCCAACATTCGCGAACTGCGCCATGACTACGACAAAATGACCAAGCTCCCCAACAGCCTGGTCGAGGAACTCACCCGCACCACCGCCATGGCCCAGCAGGTCTGGGCCGAGGCCCGGCGCAAATCCGATTTCGCCATGTTCCTCCCCCACCTCGAAAAGGTGCTCGCGCTCACCCGCCGGAAAGCGGACGCCTACGGCTGGAAGGACGAGCCCTACAACGCCCTCATTGATGATTACGAGCCGGGGGCGAACGTCCGTGAGGTCGGCGAGGTGTTCGAAAGCCTCCGCAAAGAACTCGTGGTCCTGAACGAGAAGATCCGCAATGCCCCGCGGAAGCCGGACCACACCATCGTGGAACGCGAGTACGAGGTCGAGCGGCAGAAAGTGTTCGGGGAGTCGGTGGCCACGGCCATGGGCTTCAACTTCCGCGCCGGGCGCCTCGATATCACCACGCATCCCTTCTGCACCGGTATCGGCTACGGCGACACCCGCATCCTCACCCGCTACAATCCCAACCGGCTCAACGATGCCCTTTTCGGGATCATGCACGAGGCCGGCCACGGCCTGTACGAGGCGGGACTCCTCAAGAGCGAGTACTACGGCACGCCGATGGCCGAGTCGGTGTCGCTCGGCATCCACGAATCCCAGTCGCGCATGTGGGAAAACCAGGTCGGCCGCTCCAAATCTTTCTGGAAGTACTTCTTCCCGCAGGCTCAGCGGCTGTTCCGGAAATCCCTCGGCGACGTCACCCTCGACCGGTTTTACGGGGCGATCAACTATGTGACCCCGTCGTACATCCGGGTCGAGGCCGACGAGGCGACCTACAACCTTCACATCCTGCTGCGCTTCGAAATCGAACGGGCCCTGCTCACCGGCGACATGAAACCGGCCGATGCCGCCTCTGAGTGGAACGCCCGCTTCGAGAAGTACTTCGGTCTGAAGGTCGATAAAGACGCTCACGGCGTCCTCCAGGATGTCCACTGGTCGGCCGGCCTGGTCGGCTACTTCCCGACCTACACGCTCGGGAACCTCTACTCGGCCATGTTCTTCGCCCAGGCCCGCAAGGAGATGCCCGACCTCGACCTCCAGTTCGAACGCGGCGAATTGCTCCCGCTCCGGGAGTGGCTGCGGGAGAAAATCCACCGCCACGGCCGCCGCTACCGGGCCAACGAGCTGTGCCGGAAGATCACGGGGAAATCCCTTGACTACAAGCCGCTCGTGGTGTATATGACAGAAAAGTATTCGGAAATTTACGGTTTCTAA
- a CDS encoding DNA-protecting protein DprA: MNRETALLRLLAAPGLGARSVARLLLRLAAEQLPLEDFVALPADHLVREYALAPASADALASAGEEARELAEHLPAHRIRMVTIVDDGYPELLARRLGRTAPPVLFTRGDLGLLRVPMVACAGARECSAPGLAFARALAAALVRHGANIVSGYAPGIDTAAHGGALAAGGVTTAVLASGILHFTPRPGLASLGDETNTLVVSEFFPTMPWRSHSAMQRNRTICAMAHAMVIVESGVSGGTFAAGRAALEVGCPLCVVDWQDPPPSAEGNRLLIRRGGVPVADLSGALRELTRRLHSEGPGPVTPELFG, from the coding sequence ATGAACCGCGAAACCGCCCTCCTGCGCTTGCTCGCCGCCCCCGGCCTCGGGGCGCGCTCGGTCGCTCGCCTCCTGCTCCGGCTCGCGGCGGAACAGCTCCCGCTTGAGGATTTCGTCGCCCTCCCCGCCGACCACCTCGTGCGGGAGTATGCGCTTGCGCCGGCGTCGGCCGACGCCCTCGCGAGCGCCGGGGAGGAGGCGCGGGAACTGGCCGAGCATCTCCCGGCCCACCGGATCCGGATGGTGACGATCGTGGACGACGGCTACCCGGAGCTTTTGGCCCGCCGCCTCGGCCGCACCGCGCCGCCCGTGCTTTTCACCCGGGGCGACCTCGGCCTGCTGCGGGTGCCGATGGTCGCCTGTGCGGGCGCCCGCGAGTGCTCCGCGCCCGGCCTGGCCTTTGCCCGCGCGCTTGCCGCCGCGCTCGTCCGCCACGGCGCCAATATCGTCAGCGGCTACGCCCCGGGCATCGACACCGCCGCTCACGGCGGCGCCCTCGCCGCCGGTGGCGTCACCACCGCCGTCCTGGCCTCGGGAATTCTCCATTTCACCCCGCGGCCCGGCCTGGCGTCCCTCGGCGACGAGACCAACACCCTGGTCGTGTCGGAGTTTTTCCCGACCATGCCGTGGCGGAGCCACAGCGCAATGCAGCGCAACAGGACAATTTGCGCGATGGCCCATGCTATGGTGATTGTGGAATCGGGAGTTTCAGGGGGGACTTTCGCCGCCGGCCGGGCCGCGCTCGAAGTCGGCTGCCCCCTCTGCGTCGTCGACTGGCAAGATCCGCCGCCGAGCGCCGAAGGCAACCGCCTCCTCATCCGGCGCGGAGGAGTGCCGGTCGCCGACTTATCGGGCGCCCTGAGAGAGCTGACCCGCCGCCTTCACTCGGAAGGTCCCGGCCCGGTCACTCCCGAGTTGTTCGGCTAG
- a CDS encoding FAD-dependent thymidylate synthase, translating into MAHTENKAADDLLDREFRVLDHGFVRLIDYMGGDESIVQAARVSYGKGTKKVSEDRGLIRYLLRHRHTTPFEMVEFKFHVKLPIFVARQWIRHRTANVNEYSGRYSVMKEEFYIPPEEEIRFQSAVNKQGRAEEEVPPELKRRFVEFLRKIQADSYAEYAALVEAGLARELARVGLPLSLYTEWYWKIDLHNLFHFLGLRLDRHAQQEIRAYAAVMAEMVQAVCPLAYEAFLDYQLQAVHFTGPELAILRPRLTDFCPSEDELASGGLSKREAREFLEKLEKVRGE; encoded by the coding sequence ATGGCGCATACCGAGAACAAAGCCGCCGATGACCTGCTCGACAGGGAATTCCGGGTGCTCGACCACGGCTTCGTGCGGCTGATCGATTACATGGGCGGGGATGAATCTATCGTGCAGGCGGCGCGGGTGTCCTACGGCAAGGGGACCAAGAAAGTCTCGGAGGACCGGGGGCTGATCCGCTATCTCCTGCGGCACCGCCACACGACGCCGTTCGAGATGGTCGAGTTCAAATTCCATGTGAAACTGCCGATTTTCGTGGCCCGGCAGTGGATCCGCCACCGCACCGCCAATGTCAACGAGTACTCGGGGCGGTACTCGGTCATGAAAGAGGAGTTCTACATTCCGCCCGAAGAGGAGATCCGGTTTCAGTCGGCGGTGAACAAGCAGGGGCGGGCGGAGGAGGAAGTGCCGCCGGAGCTGAAACGGCGCTTTGTCGAGTTTCTCCGGAAGATCCAGGCGGATTCGTACGCCGAGTATGCGGCGTTGGTCGAGGCGGGGCTGGCCCGGGAGCTGGCCCGGGTCGGATTGCCGCTGTCGCTGTATACCGAGTGGTACTGGAAGATCGACCTGCACAACCTGTTTCATTTCCTCGGGCTGCGGCTCGACCGGCATGCCCAGCAGGAAATCCGGGCGTATGCGGCGGTGATGGCGGAGATGGTCCAGGCGGTCTGCCCGCTGGCGTACGAGGCGTTCCTGGATTACCAGCTCCAGGCGGTGCATTTCACGGGGCCGGAGCTGGCGATCCTGCGCCCGCGTCTGACTGATTTCTGCCCGTCCGAAGATGAGTTGGCATCCGGGGGATTGTCGAAACGGGAGGCGCGGGAGTTCCTGGAGAAACTGGAGAAGGTGCGGGGGGAGTGA